From Pusillibacter faecalis, one genomic window encodes:
- the dapA gene encoding 4-hydroxy-tetrahydrodipicolinate synthase, producing the protein MKALPKGMFTALITPFNEDESINFDALRGLIDFQVESGIHGLLIGGSTGEYHTMSMEERKAVIQAACEHAAGRIPIMAGIGCSRPCDTIELGRFSAGCGAKWGLATAPYYHRTTRQGVMDYFKGVAAGCEVGLCLYNYPSGVGFELEPEMIAELAQEPNIVALKDTADMEHTAETLAATRGMDFAVLQGFEHLMLPCFALGGAGAFGIVHNLVPREMVELYETFMAGNWKRANELNARLTNLYQYMELEPFPGPVKVALGQMGYFGGVLRKPLTMPSQELSDKVTAELKKLGAIS; encoded by the coding sequence ATGAAAGCGCTGCCTAAGGGGATGTTTACCGCACTGATTACACCGTTTAACGAGGACGAGAGCATCAATTTTGATGCGTTGCGCGGCCTGATTGATTTCCAGGTGGAGAGCGGTATCCACGGGTTGCTGATTGGCGGGAGCACCGGCGAATATCACACCATGAGCATGGAGGAGAGGAAGGCGGTGATTCAGGCCGCCTGTGAGCATGCGGCAGGCAGGATTCCCATCATGGCGGGCATTGGCTGCTCCCGCCCCTGCGACACGATCGAACTGGGCAGGTTCTCCGCCGGCTGCGGCGCAAAATGGGGGCTGGCCACTGCACCTTACTATCACCGTACCACCCGCCAGGGCGTGATGGACTACTTCAAAGGGGTGGCTGCCGGTTGCGAGGTGGGGCTGTGCCTTTATAACTATCCCTCTGGCGTGGGCTTTGAGCTGGAGCCGGAGATGATTGCGGAACTGGCACAGGAACCCAACATCGTGGCGCTGAAGGACACGGCCGACATGGAGCATACCGCTGAGACTCTGGCGGCCACCCGCGGCATGGATTTTGCTGTCTTGCAGGGCTTCGAGCATCTGATGCTGCCCTGCTTCGCCCTGGGCGGCGCGGGCGCGTTCGGCATCGTTCACAACTTGGTTCCCAGGGAGATGGTGGAGCTGTATGAGACGTTCATGGCTGGGAACTGGAAGAGGGCAAACGAGTTGAATGCCCGGCTGACAAACCTGTATCAATACATGGAGCTGGAGCCTTTCCCCGGCCCGGTGAAGGTGGCGCTGGGGCAGATGGGATACTTCGGCGGTGTGCTGCGTAAGCCGCTGACAATGCCAAGCCAGGAGCTATCTGATAAGGTGACTGCGGAACTAAAAAAGCTGGGAGCAATTTCGTAA
- a CDS encoding LysR family transcriptional regulator, whose amino-acid sequence MSISKYRAFIKVAESGSLTKAAKQLGYSQPGISHMVDSLETEMGFPLLIRNKDKIVPTENGKKVLYYCYQIIKNETYLQETVSAINGLLEGTISMGAYNSLMVGFLPHAVRNFSNVYPNIELHLREVACGEFHELLPRGELDLGFMVDSIPKGFSFIPLLRDSACVIMRRDHPFAPYEAISPTLLNGCNFIMPVPGYDDVVNTVLQKSPFFPKIKYYTASDVAAISMVANDLGISVISSLQVGLLPDDVISRPFQGAYGRSLGIAIKSLRHAPPVIKEFVRICKETAAQLQQAPLPEPPHDTR is encoded by the coding sequence TTGAGTATCTCAAAATATCGCGCTTTCATTAAGGTCGCAGAATCCGGCAGTCTGACAAAAGCCGCCAAGCAGCTTGGCTATTCTCAGCCTGGAATCAGCCATATGGTGGACTCCCTGGAAACGGAGATGGGCTTTCCCCTCCTGATCCGGAACAAGGACAAAATCGTGCCTACGGAAAATGGAAAAAAGGTTTTGTACTATTGCTATCAAATCATTAAAAATGAAACTTATCTGCAAGAGACTGTTTCTGCTATCAACGGTCTTTTGGAAGGTACCATCAGCATGGGCGCCTACAACAGCCTGATGGTGGGATTTCTCCCCCACGCAGTTCGCAACTTCTCCAATGTCTATCCCAATATTGAGCTTCATCTCAGGGAGGTAGCCTGCGGGGAATTTCATGAGCTTTTGCCGCGGGGAGAACTGGACCTCGGCTTCATGGTGGACAGCATCCCAAAGGGGTTTTCTTTTATTCCCCTTCTGCGAGACTCGGCCTGTGTCATTATGCGCAGAGACCACCCGTTCGCCCCCTATGAAGCAATCTCCCCCACCCTGCTCAATGGCTGTAACTTCATCATGCCAGTGCCTGGTTATGACGATGTTGTAAACACGGTTCTCCAAAAGTCCCCCTTTTTCCCTAAGATCAAATACTATACCGCCAGTGACGTGGCCGCGATTTCCATGGTAGCCAATGACCTTGGGATCTCTGTGATCAGCAGTCTGCAGGTGGGACTGCTACCGGATGACGTGATATCCAGGCCCTTTCAGGGCGCCTATGGCCGAAGCCTTGGAATTGCCATCAAGTCCCTCCGCCACGCACCTCCTGTGATCAAGGAATTTGTCCGGATTTGCAAGGAGACTGCGGCTCAGCTACAGCAAGCCCCCCTGCCGGAACCGCCGCATGATACCCGTTGA